From the Terriglobia bacterium genome, the window CGCGGCCGGGTTGTGCGCTCAACAGGAGAATCCGCGTGCCGAGCCGGATCGCTTCGGGAATGGAGTGCGTGACAAAGATAACGGTGAAGCCGGACTCGGCGCAGAGCTGGAGCAGCTCCTCCTGCATTTTCGTGCGCGTCAGCGCGTCGAGTGCCGCGAAAGGCTCGTCCATCAGAAGGATTTGCGGGTTCATCGCCATCGCTCTTGCAATCGCCACCCGCTGTTTCATGCCGCCCGATAAGGTGTGTGGATAATTTTCTGCGAATTTAACGAGGCCGACTTTCTCGATGAACGTATCCGCTCTCGCGCGAGCGCCGGTTCGGTGCAGTTTGCCGCTCGCCGTCAGGGCGAAGACGATGTTTTCCCGAACGGTCTTCCACGGTAGCAGTTGATCCATTTCTTGAAAGACGAAGATGCGGTCGGGACCGGGATTCTGAATGAGCTTGCCGTCCAGCAGGATTGTTCCTGCGGCGGGCTGAATATATCCGCCGATCGCGCGTAGAATCGTGGACTTTCCACATCCGGAGGGTCCGAGAATGACATATCGATCTGAGCGGGAAACTTGAAAGCTGACGCTTTCTACAGCTGTGAGGGACTGCTTGCCGTTGCCGTACTGCAACGTTACGTCGTCCACTTCGAGGAGATGCATCAGCTTCCCGGGTTGCTCTGAATCTCCGGGAAGAATAAATCCTTCCAGGAGCCGGGACGCGTGTTGATCGAACCAATGTCATGCATGAAGGTGGCGTACTTCATGATGTTTTCGGGAGCGGTCGTGAATTTCACGCTCGGGTCGTTAAGGACGTCGAGGATTTCCTGCCGGGAGAACCCGATTTCGCCCGTCGCTTGAAGGAGGATGTCCGCCGCGCTTCCTTTGTCGCTGACGATGAGGCTGATGGCCTGTTGCAACGCCTTCAAGACGGCTGCATACATTTTCGGATTGTGATCTCGAAAAGCCGACGTGGTGGAAAGCATCGTAAAGGTTGTGGAGCCGCCCATGACATCATCCGATGTCATGACGGTGTGAATGTGCGGGTCTTTCCTCTCGCGTTGATGGAACGGCGGCGAAGTGAAGTGCGCGTCGACGGTGCCCGACCCAGCCAGCAGCGCGACGACGCCGTCCGGATGCGACATCGTAATGGTAAACCTGTCGAAGTGCGACACGTCGCCGGCGCCGAATTTCTGCCGCGCGTACATCTGCATGACGATGGACGGAATCGACACCTTTACGGCGGTCACTGCAATTTTGTCCCGATCTGTGAAGTCTTCCAGTTTCTGTAAGTGGTCGGATCTGGCATTGAGATACATCGGCAGCGATGACATCGCCGCCGCGCCCAGGACCTTTGCCGAATCGCGCGTTCTGTCCCAGAGGATAAGAAAGGCGGGAGGGCCCGCGGCAATGAAGTCCACGGAGCCGGAAAGCAGGGCGTCGTTCATGGCGGATGGACCGCCGAGGTCGATCCATTTCACATGCATGTTTGGTATGCCGGCGCTCCGAGCCTGTTCTTCAACGAGGTGATTCCGTTCCATGACAAGAAGCGGAAGAAACCCGACCCCGCCGGCCCCGCGTGGGATGCGAACTTCTGTGACTTCGCTTCCAGGAGGAGTTGCAGGCTTGCTGCACGCCGCGAGCAGAAAGAAGAAAGCTACAGCCGCGGAGCGGCGAAAGAGCTTAGCCACGGCTTGCACAGCGGAGATTGAGCGGTGTGTTTGACGGACTGGCATTCCCCTCCTTTTCAAGGAGGGGTGGCTGCGCCATCAATGAAATGGTCCCGTTCCTTCGCGGCGCAGACGGGCGCGAAGCGCGAGCCCGATAAGGCCGAAGCATTAAAGTGGTTAGTAAATTCAACAAAATATGGTGCGCTTCGCGATTCCTGGATAACCACCCCGTCCGCGCGGCTAACGATGCTGCGCAACATTTTTTGAATCGCGCGGCCACCCCTCCTTGAAAAGGAGGGGAATGTCGCTCGATTTCCGTATTGGGAAACAGCCCAGAAGGCCGGGCGAACATCATGGCGTTGTCGCCCTGATGACATCGTTGACGTCCGCGAGTTGATCGAAGCGCCAGCAGAGATCGATCAGTCGGTCTACCTGTGCTCCGGAAAGGCGGGGAAGCGCCTGATCCCGGAACTTTTCTTCAAGTTGCCGGTCGCTCAGTGGACGCCGCAGATTACCCAGAGATTGTTCAACAAAGCGGGTGATCGTGCGGCCGTCCGTCAGATCGACCTCGATGTGTGATTGGTCTTCAGTAATCGAAGCGTCCCCAGTGGGACTAACCTTTTCGCGGACGTTTCTGATCGACGGATCATTCACAGCCGC encodes:
- a CDS encoding ABC transporter substrate-binding protein; this encodes MAKLFRRSAAVAFFFLLAACSKPATPPGSEVTEVRIPRGAGGVGFLPLLVMERNHLVEEQARSAGIPNMHVKWIDLGGPSAMNDALLSGSVDFIAAGPPAFLILWDRTRDSAKVLGAAAMSSLPMYLNARSDHLQKLEDFTDRDKIAVTAVKVSIPSIVMQMYARQKFGAGDVSHFDRFTITMSHPDGVVALLAGSGTVDAHFTSPPFHQRERKDPHIHTVMTSDDVMGGSTTFTMLSTTSAFRDHNPKMYAAVLKALQQAISLIVSDKGSAADILLQATGEIGFSRQEILDVLNDPSVKFTTAPENIMKYATFMHDIGSINTRPGSWKDLFFPEIQSNPGS
- a CDS encoding ABC transporter ATP-binding protein; the protein is MHLLEVDDVTLQYGNGKQSLTAVESVSFQVSRSDRYVILGPSGCGKSTILRAIGGYIQPAAGTILLDGKLIQNPGPDRIFVFQEMDQLLPWKTVRENIVFALTASGKLHRTGARARADTFIEKVGLVKFAENYPHTLSGGMKQRVAIARAMAMNPQILLMDEPFAALDALTRTKMQEELLQLCAESGFTVIFVTHSIPEAIRLGTRILLLSAQPGRVKAELENVNLEAAHVHEMLFDATAPGGAMHA